Proteins encoded together in one Camelina sativa cultivar DH55 chromosome 9, Cs, whole genome shotgun sequence window:
- the LOC104710732 gene encoding zinc-finger homeodomain protein 9-like: protein MLEVRAMDMMTPKSPEPESETPTRIQPAKPISFSNGIIKRHHHHHHVTVTYKECLKNHAAAIGGHALDGCGEFMPSLSSTPSDPTSLKCAACGCHRNFHRRDPDDSSALPPPSLPLSSTTTAAIEYQPHHRHHPPPPLPPPLPLSPSSSSPPPISSSYMLLALSGNNKTVPFSDLNFSAAAAAANNHISTTTPGSRKRFRTKFSSGQKEKMHEFADRIGWKIQKRDEDDVREFCREIGVDKGVLKVWMHNNKNTFKFPGGGVATVQRDGNGVCGEDDAVRGGSGLGNDEDGGVGVGVGGGGRFESDSGGADGGGNVNASSSSS from the coding sequence ATGCTTGAAGTTAGAGCAATGGATATGATGACTCCTAAATCACCAGAACCCGAATCCGAAACTCCGACCCGGATTCAACCAGCTAAACCCATCTCCTTTAGTAACGGAATCATCAaacgccaccaccaccaccaccacgtaACCGTCACTTACAAAGAATGTCTCAAGAACCACGCGGCGGCGATTGGTGGTCACGCGCTAGACGGCTGCGGCGAATTCATGCCGTCTCTTTCGTCAACGCCTTCCGATCCAACTTCTCTCAAGTGTGCAGCTTGTGGTTGTCACCGTAACTTCCACCGCCGTGATCCTGACGATTCCTCCGCCTTACCACCACCGTCTCTTCCTTTGTCTTCGACCACAACCGCCGCAATTGAGTATCAACCTCATCACCGTCACCATCCTCCACCTCCGCTTCCTCCTCCGTTACCTCTCAGTCCTAGTTCATCATCTCCGCCGCCTATCTCATCATCTTACATGCTTTTAGCTCTCTCCGGTAACAATAAAACGGTGCCGTTCTCAGATCTGAACTTCTCAGCCGCCGCCGCCGCAGCTAACAATCACATATCCACCACGACGCCTGGCTCGAGGAAACGTTTCAGGACTAAGTTTAGCTCGGGTCAGAAAGAGAAGATGCATGAGTTCGCCGACCGAATCGGTTGGAAGATTCAGAAACGCGACGAGGACGATGTCCGTGAGTTTTGCCGTGAGATCGGAGTTGATAAAGGTGTTCTCAAAGTTTGGATGCATAATAACAAGAACACGTTCAAATTCCCCGGCGGAGGCGTCGCCACCGTGCAGAGGGATGGTAACGGTGTCTGCGGAGAGGATGATGCTGTTCGCGGTGGAAGTGGTTTAGGTAACGATGAAGACggtggtgttggtgttggtgttggtggtggtgggagATTTGAGAGTGATAGTGGCGGAGCTGACGGTGGAGGAAACGTAAACGCCTCGTCGTCTTCGTCGTGA